One window of Longimicrobium sp. genomic DNA carries:
- a CDS encoding DUF433 domain-containing protein, whose protein sequence is MPETPVVHSHPEIMSGTPVFVGTRVPVQALLDYLEEGDTIDNFLDGFPSVTREQAVAFLEQATKALLSSLPRAA, encoded by the coding sequence ATGCCAGAAACGCCGGTCGTACACAGTCATCCTGAAATCATGAGCGGAACGCCTGTGTTCGTGGGTACGCGCGTTCCGGTGCAAGCGCTCCTGGACTACCTTGAGGAAGGCGACACGATCGACAACTTCCTCGACGGATTTCCAAGCGTAACTCGCGAGCAGGCCGTGGCCTTCCTCGAGCAAGCCACCAAGGCGCTTCTCTCCAGCCTCCCTCGTGCCGCTTGA
- a CDS encoding ABC transporter ATP-binding protein, whose translation MIAARDVTKEYPYQGDAVHALRGVSLDVARGEMVAVVGPSGCGKSSLLNVLAGIDPPTSGRVTLLDRDLYALGEGERSALRLRRLGFIFQRFHLLAVLTAAENVELPMAEAGVPKDERRRRSRELLEYVGLGPRAGHRPPHLSGGEQQRVAIARALANRPEVLFADEPTGELDRRTGEEIIALFERLNADGTTMVIVTHDAHVAGRARRVVEMADGLIVGDGR comes from the coding sequence GTGATCGCAGCGCGCGACGTCACCAAGGAGTATCCCTACCAGGGCGATGCCGTGCACGCGCTGCGCGGCGTGTCGCTGGACGTGGCGCGCGGGGAGATGGTGGCCGTCGTAGGGCCGTCCGGCTGCGGGAAGAGCTCGCTGCTGAACGTGCTCGCGGGGATAGATCCCCCCACCTCCGGCCGCGTCACCCTGCTGGACCGCGACCTGTACGCGCTGGGCGAAGGCGAGCGCTCGGCGCTCCGTCTGCGCCGCTTGGGCTTCATCTTCCAGCGCTTCCATCTCCTGGCCGTCCTCACCGCCGCGGAGAACGTCGAGTTGCCGATGGCCGAGGCGGGCGTGCCGAAGGACGAGCGCCGCCGCCGCTCGCGCGAGCTGCTGGAGTACGTCGGCCTGGGTCCCCGCGCCGGCCATCGCCCGCCGCACCTGTCCGGCGGCGAGCAGCAGCGCGTGGCCATCGCCCGCGCGCTGGCCAACCGCCCCGAGGTGCTCTTCGCCGACGAGCCGACGGGCGAGCTGGACCGGCGCACAGGCGAGGAGATCATCGCCCTGTTCGAGCGGCTGAACGCGGACGGCACCACGATGGTGATCGTGACGCACGACGCGCACGTGGCCGGCCGCGCGCGCCGCGTGGTGGAGATGGCCGACGGGCTGATCGTGGGCGACGGCCGATGA
- a CDS encoding FtsX-like permease family protein, which translates to MIAALALAAALGQQPTPPVPGVLIERRLAEAVPLRVGDTVRVKALAGRGAARAFVVAGVFEREADPNRIARNEYELRFHLPDLQIVLEKPDRVDRFAIALRRGAAADSAARWIEGVAFGTRAIPSAALANQTSATFRVVSRFHDAIGIVTILASAIFLLCVMIIRVDERRRDMAVLRLIGVSRSTVFRAIVVEAVAIAVAGSAAGAGLGLVAARIVNAHYARVYDTTLRFALVTPRIVWLAALLGLALGVGAGALAAWRVVSVPPQKLGER; encoded by the coding sequence ATGATCGCGGCGCTCGCGCTCGCCGCCGCGCTGGGGCAGCAACCGACGCCGCCGGTGCCGGGGGTGTTGATCGAGCGGCGGCTGGCGGAGGCGGTGCCGCTGCGCGTGGGCGACACCGTGCGCGTGAAGGCGCTCGCCGGGCGCGGCGCGGCGCGGGCGTTCGTCGTCGCCGGCGTCTTCGAGCGCGAGGCGGACCCCAACCGCATTGCGCGCAACGAGTACGAGCTGCGCTTCCATCTCCCCGATCTCCAAATAGTTCTGGAGAAGCCGGACCGGGTGGACCGCTTCGCCATCGCGCTGCGGCGCGGGGCGGCGGCGGACTCGGCGGCGCGGTGGATCGAGGGAGTGGCGTTCGGCACGCGCGCCATCCCCAGCGCGGCGCTGGCCAATCAGACCAGCGCCACCTTCCGCGTCGTCTCCCGCTTCCACGACGCCATCGGCATCGTCACCATCCTGGCCAGCGCCATCTTCCTGCTCTGCGTGATGATCATCCGCGTGGACGAGCGGCGGCGCGACATGGCCGTGCTGCGGCTGATCGGCGTCAGCCGCTCCACCGTCTTCCGCGCCATCGTGGTCGAGGCCGTGGCGATCGCCGTCGCGGGAAGCGCGGCGGGGGCGGGGCTGGGGCTCGTCGCCGCGCGGATCGTGAACGCGCACTATGCCCGCGTCTACGACACCACGCTGCGGTTCGCGCTTGTGACGCCGCGCATCGTCTGGCTGGCCGCGCTGCTCGGACTCGCGCTCGGCGTGGGTGCGGGCGCGCTGGCGGCGTGGCGCGTGGTCTCCGTCCCTCCGCAGAAGCTGGGGGAGCGGTGA
- a CDS encoding DUF72 domain-containing protein, producing MIRYGPAGFQYKDWEGIVYPVPKPKGFDPLAYLAHYFGTVEINSTFYGPARPKTAESWARRVAHNPGFRFTAKLYQRFTHQRKTAWTQAEVDEVRAGFDPLMDAGKLGAVLLQFPWSFRRTEENREWLADVVETFREYPLVLEVRHATWNVPEFYAELMERGIGFVNIDQPLFHDSIKPSAVATSRVGYVRVHGRNFKDWFRKDAGRDARYDYLYPAHELKPWAERTRELADEPATDDVFVITNNHYRGKAVTNALMLQSMVEGKPEPAPPPLFDEYGEALEGYAVPQEVEMGSGDKDDDDAKPPKPKKKSSPAKKPSPRKKKSARQ from the coding sequence ATGATTCGCTATGGACCGGCGGGGTTCCAGTACAAGGACTGGGAGGGGATCGTCTACCCGGTCCCCAAGCCGAAGGGATTCGATCCCCTCGCGTACCTGGCGCACTACTTCGGCACGGTGGAGATCAACTCCACCTTCTACGGCCCCGCGCGCCCAAAGACGGCGGAGAGCTGGGCGCGGCGGGTGGCGCACAACCCCGGCTTCCGCTTCACCGCCAAGCTCTACCAGCGTTTCACCCACCAGCGCAAGACGGCGTGGACGCAGGCCGAGGTCGACGAGGTGCGCGCCGGCTTCGACCCGCTGATGGACGCGGGAAAGCTGGGCGCGGTGCTGCTGCAGTTCCCCTGGTCGTTCCGCCGCACGGAGGAGAACCGCGAGTGGCTGGCGGACGTGGTGGAGACGTTCCGCGAATATCCGCTGGTGCTGGAGGTGCGGCACGCGACCTGGAACGTGCCGGAGTTCTACGCGGAGCTGATGGAGCGGGGGATCGGGTTCGTGAACATCGACCAGCCGCTCTTCCACGACTCCATCAAGCCCAGCGCGGTGGCCACCTCGCGCGTGGGCTACGTGCGCGTGCACGGGCGCAACTTCAAGGACTGGTTCCGCAAGGACGCCGGCCGCGACGCGCGCTACGACTATCTCTATCCCGCGCACGAGCTGAAGCCGTGGGCCGAGCGCACCAGGGAGCTGGCCGACGAGCCCGCCACCGACGACGTGTTCGTCATCACCAACAACCACTACCGCGGCAAGGCCGTCACCAACGCGCTGATGCTGCAGTCGATGGTCGAGGGCAAACCCGAGCCCGCCCCGCCCCCGCTCTTCGACGAGTACGGCGAGGCGCTCGAAGGCTACGCCGTCCCGCAGGAGGTGGAGATGGGTTCGGGGGATAAAGACGACGACGACGCGAAGCCCCCGAAGCCGAAGAAGAAATCGTCACCCGCAAAGAAGCCATCCCCGCGCAAGAAGAAAAGCGCCCGGCAGTGA
- a CDS encoding FtsX-like permease family protein: MIVSAFLKSLFRRRGRTLLALAGIAVSAALLLDMTMLASGLTVSFGELLGVSGYSLRVTPKGILPFDSEAGIEDGMAVARRMAAVPGVRAVAPVLGAQFRIVRGDSAGEPVFTVGIDPRAEFLYRLTEGRQPRRGEVVVSVPLARDRRVKPGDELALAGELDVTLGRARATRTYRVSGVGDFLYDYAGEHSLALTLADAQAATGRAGEVSLFGVATEEGVDDDDVSRRITAAVPEVSAYSTRELMAEMDKRLLYFRQLATILGSVAMVVTALLVATIITIGVRERFGEIATLRAIGVRGRRVLLAVVVEGLALAGIGCVAGLPLGLWMAGRLDRILLGFPGIPARMTFFAWEPRRVALAMGIVIAIGALAGCIPGLSAVRAQLGQALREEAE; this comes from the coding sequence GTGATCGTCTCCGCGTTCCTGAAGTCGCTCTTCCGCCGCCGCGGGCGCACGCTGCTGGCGCTGGCGGGGATCGCCGTGTCCGCCGCGCTGCTGCTGGACATGACGATGCTGGCCAGCGGGCTGACGGTGAGCTTCGGCGAGCTGCTGGGCGTCAGCGGCTACTCGCTGCGGGTGACGCCGAAGGGGATCCTGCCCTTCGACAGCGAGGCGGGGATCGAGGACGGGATGGCGGTGGCGCGGCGGATGGCGGCGGTGCCGGGGGTGCGCGCGGTGGCCCCGGTGCTGGGCGCGCAGTTCCGCATCGTGCGCGGCGACAGCGCGGGCGAGCCGGTGTTCACCGTCGGCATCGACCCGCGCGCCGAGTTCCTGTACCGCCTGACGGAGGGCCGCCAGCCGCGGCGCGGCGAGGTCGTCGTCTCCGTCCCCCTCGCCCGCGACCGGCGGGTGAAGCCGGGCGACGAGCTGGCGCTGGCGGGCGAGCTGGACGTGACGCTGGGCCGCGCGCGGGCCACGCGGACATACCGGGTGAGCGGCGTGGGCGACTTCCTGTACGACTACGCGGGCGAGCACTCGCTGGCGCTGACGCTGGCCGACGCGCAGGCGGCGACCGGCCGCGCGGGCGAGGTCTCGCTCTTCGGCGTGGCGACGGAGGAGGGGGTGGACGACGACGACGTCTCCCGGCGCATCACCGCCGCGGTGCCGGAGGTGTCGGCGTACTCCACGCGCGAGCTGATGGCGGAGATGGACAAGCGCCTGCTCTACTTCCGGCAGCTGGCCACCATCCTGGGCAGCGTGGCGATGGTGGTGACCGCGCTGCTGGTGGCCACGATCATCACCATCGGCGTGCGCGAGCGCTTCGGCGAGATCGCCACGCTGCGCGCGATCGGGGTGCGCGGGCGGCGCGTGCTGCTGGCGGTGGTCGTCGAGGGCCTGGCGCTGGCGGGGATCGGGTGCGTGGCGGGGCTGCCGCTGGGGCTGTGGATGGCGGGGCGGCTGGACCGTATCCTCCTCGGCTTTCCCGGCATCCCCGCGCGGATGACCTTCTTCGCCTGGGAGCCGCGCCGCGTGGCGCTGGCGATGGGGATCGTGATCGCCATCGGCGCGCTGGCGGGGTGCATCCCCGGCCTGAGCGCGGTGCGAGCGCAGCTGGGGCAGGCGCTGCGGGAAGAGGCGGAGTGA
- the gcvT gene encoding glycine cleavage system aminomethyltransferase GcvT, with product MADATQTLRRTPLHGEHLRLNAKMVPFAGYEMPVQYPSGITAEHNAVRNAAGLFDVSHMGEFEVRGERALDFVQHITTNDASRLEVGQAQYSTMLNEQGMVIDDLLVYRFSDHYMLVVNGACHDKDWAWVTRWAPQFGVDVQDRTDDIALLALQGPKAPAILSRLTDTDLDAIRYYHFTEGTVAGVPAIISRTGYTGEDGFELYVPADAAAGLWRTLLETGAGDGLIATGLGCRDSLRLEMGMALYGNDLDEGHTPLEGGLGWVTKLDKGDFVGREALRRQKETGVTHRLVGFRLKERGFPRPHYPVSFEGRNVGEVTSGTLSPTLGEGIGMAYVPVEASKPGTEIGIVIRDRAVPAEVVKPPFHTAGTVKK from the coding sequence ATGGCCGACGCGACGCAGACCCTCCGGCGCACGCCGCTCCACGGCGAGCACCTGCGCCTGAACGCGAAGATGGTCCCCTTCGCCGGCTACGAGATGCCGGTGCAGTACCCCAGCGGCATCACCGCCGAGCACAACGCGGTGCGCAACGCCGCGGGGCTGTTCGACGTCTCGCACATGGGCGAGTTCGAGGTGCGCGGCGAGCGCGCGCTGGACTTCGTGCAGCACATCACCACCAACGACGCGTCGCGGCTGGAGGTGGGGCAGGCGCAGTACAGCACCATGCTCAACGAGCAGGGGATGGTGATCGACGACCTGCTCGTCTACCGCTTTTCCGACCACTACATGCTGGTGGTGAACGGCGCCTGCCACGACAAGGACTGGGCGTGGGTCACCCGCTGGGCGCCGCAGTTCGGCGTCGACGTGCAGGACCGCACGGACGACATCGCGCTGCTGGCGCTGCAGGGGCCGAAGGCGCCCGCGATCCTGTCGCGGCTGACCGACACGGACCTGGACGCGATCCGCTACTACCACTTCACCGAGGGCACCGTCGCCGGGGTCCCCGCCATCATCAGCCGCACGGGCTACACGGGCGAGGACGGGTTCGAGCTCTACGTTCCCGCGGACGCGGCGGCGGGGCTCTGGCGCACGCTGCTGGAGACGGGCGCGGGCGACGGGCTGATCGCCACCGGGCTGGGGTGCCGCGACTCGCTGCGGCTGGAGATGGGAATGGCGCTGTACGGCAACGACCTGGACGAGGGCCACACGCCGCTCGAAGGTGGTCTCGGCTGGGTGACGAAGCTCGACAAGGGCGACTTCGTGGGCCGCGAGGCGCTTCGGCGGCAGAAGGAGACGGGCGTGACGCACCGCCTGGTCGGGTTCAGGCTGAAGGAGCGCGGCTTTCCGCGCCCGCACTACCCGGTGAGCTTCGAGGGGCGCAACGTGGGCGAGGTGACCAGCGGCACGCTGAGCCCCACGCTGGGCGAGGGAATCGGGATGGCGTACGTTCCCGTGGAGGCGTCGAAGCCGGGGACGGAGATCGGGATCGTGATCCGCGACCGCGCCGTCCCCGCCGAGGTGGTGAAGCCGCCGTTCCACACCGCGGGCACGGTGAAGAAGTAG
- a CDS encoding M23 family metallopeptidase — protein sequence MPRRRIDLLSIFAPVAGAVAIALLSVGMASRWASADAPEGVESLPVLPAVRALPAIVTDTQFIGGYAKGTFEQALLAVAGDLSQGEREMIGRHLDKIFLPLLNQQGMPNGGRLRLAYERTRRPDGTTRAIQLLAAEAAVGGSLYTVFLYDHGDRPGYYDDWGRSLDPVPWAGPLARMRVTSPFASNRFHPILHRVLPHLGVDLAASYGTPVRAAADGSVSWAGPKGGYGNLIEVTHPNGYATRYGHLSAIAPGVRNGFPVRQGDVIGYVGATGLATAPHLHYEVRRKGRPVDPMLVQPTASSTGDVGYDLGWRQERTVLAELLSRAPQVVATGVGY from the coding sequence ATGCCTCGTCGTCGCATCGACCTGCTTTCCATCTTCGCGCCCGTCGCGGGCGCCGTCGCCATCGCCCTGCTGTCGGTGGGGATGGCGTCGCGCTGGGCGAGCGCGGACGCGCCCGAGGGCGTGGAGTCGCTTCCCGTGCTCCCCGCGGTGCGCGCGCTGCCGGCCATCGTCACCGACACGCAGTTCATCGGCGGATACGCCAAGGGAACGTTCGAGCAGGCGCTGCTGGCCGTGGCGGGCGACCTGTCGCAGGGCGAGCGCGAGATGATCGGCCGCCACCTGGACAAGATCTTCCTGCCGCTCCTCAACCAGCAGGGGATGCCCAACGGTGGCCGCTTGCGGCTGGCGTACGAGCGCACGCGGCGGCCCGACGGCACCACGCGCGCCATCCAGCTGCTGGCCGCCGAGGCCGCGGTGGGCGGAAGCCTGTACACCGTCTTCCTCTACGACCACGGCGACCGGCCGGGCTACTACGATGACTGGGGCCGCTCGCTCGACCCGGTGCCGTGGGCGGGGCCGCTGGCGCGGATGCGGGTGACCTCGCCGTTCGCGTCCAACCGCTTCCACCCCATCCTGCACCGTGTGCTGCCGCACCTGGGCGTGGACCTGGCCGCGTCGTACGGCACGCCGGTGCGCGCGGCGGCGGACGGAAGCGTGAGCTGGGCCGGGCCGAAGGGCGGCTACGGAAACCTGATCGAGGTCACGCACCCCAACGGCTACGCCACGCGCTACGGCCACCTGTCGGCGATCGCGCCGGGCGTGCGCAACGGCTTCCCCGTGCGCCAGGGCGACGTGATCGGCTACGTGGGCGCCACGGGGCTGGCGACGGCGCCGCACCTGCACTACGAGGTGCGCCGCAAGGGCCGCCCGGTCGACCCGATGCTGGTCCAGCCCACCGCCAGCAGCACCGGCGACGTGGGCTATGACCTCGGCTGGCGGCAGGAGCGCACCGTCCTCGCCGAGCTCCTGTCCCGCGCGCCGCAGGTGGTGGCGACGGGGGTGGGGTACTGA
- a CDS encoding transglycosylase SLT domain-containing protein — MDQRRILLMLPALAAPLLVWGAVRLASPEPAKPAPAPVLVPKPSPVPARVASVPVPPDVAELLRQGRNWAAARRLRELVRADSEPGLVLLAARAEGAWGGWSNVRRLLEGRPWLDRTERGEGWFLLGRAREEARDLASAADAYGRALRGGSEAPAPEWVPVAQLRYGLVLLRAGRVDEGVAALERARAASPAAAGWAGVLAAEALVDRGDTARVRALVGRGVAEAPLRAQRAWVGTYRAARDPAGARALALAFRARTAEPGDRAALGTLAAQAALAQGDTSAARQELRTAIADATATPAAADAARTLSALPRLTADDHLAIALAYDRNGNPGRAADEYRAWLGAGAGSPDQRRDVQMRMGRALFAANRFAEAAGILAGIGDAPPPVAAEASFLAARSRYRTAGRAAAVQGFLATAQRYPGQPASADALWLAADLTQDAGDGAGARALLRRVAAEYPTSPRAGQALMRLGAAALLAGDWAGAAGAYDQYRVRYPSGDLWLQATYWAGRAAAARGDAAGARERWREVRAKEPLSYYSVRAAQRLGERWWPIPLAAAPVDDAAAVERVRGWMETLDLLRKADLWREAEEDVARRVKEAGTDRALLYPLAEALEARGFAPQGIRIGLALRSAGAPYDLRLARILYPFPYREMVAAEARERGLDPFLAAALIRQESSFKPRALSRAGAMGLMQVMPGTGAGLAEGAGVEGYGRDLLFNPEINVHLGMRFLASQMRRYGGDLPLVFIAYNAGPGRANRWRSFPEKRDPELFTERIPFDETRDYVKILTRNLEIYRGLYGG; from the coding sequence ATGGACCAACGCCGCATCCTGCTCATGCTTCCCGCCCTCGCCGCGCCGCTGCTGGTCTGGGGCGCCGTCCGCCTCGCCTCGCCCGAGCCGGCGAAGCCTGCCCCCGCGCCCGTGCTCGTCCCGAAGCCGTCGCCCGTCCCCGCGCGCGTGGCCAGCGTGCCCGTGCCGCCGGACGTGGCCGAGCTGCTGCGGCAGGGGCGCAACTGGGCCGCCGCCCGCCGCCTGCGCGAGCTCGTCCGCGCCGACAGCGAGCCGGGGCTGGTGCTGCTGGCCGCGCGGGCCGAGGGTGCGTGGGGCGGCTGGTCCAACGTCCGCCGGCTGCTGGAGGGCAGGCCGTGGCTCGACCGCACCGAGCGCGGCGAGGGCTGGTTCCTCCTGGGCCGCGCACGCGAGGAGGCGCGCGACCTGGCCAGCGCGGCAGATGCGTACGGCCGCGCGCTGCGAGGCGGATCCGAGGCGCCCGCGCCCGAATGGGTCCCCGTCGCGCAGCTGCGGTACGGGCTGGTGCTGCTCCGCGCGGGGCGGGTGGACGAGGGCGTGGCCGCGCTGGAGCGTGCGCGCGCCGCATCACCCGCGGCGGCGGGATGGGCGGGCGTGCTGGCCGCGGAGGCGCTGGTGGACCGGGGGGATACGGCCCGCGTGCGCGCGCTGGTCGGCCGCGGCGTGGCCGAGGCACCGCTCCGCGCGCAGCGGGCATGGGTGGGGACGTACCGCGCGGCGCGCGACCCGGCCGGAGCCCGCGCGCTGGCGCTCGCCTTCCGCGCCCGCACCGCGGAGCCGGGGGACCGCGCCGCGCTCGGCACGCTGGCCGCGCAGGCCGCGCTGGCGCAGGGAGACACGTCCGCCGCGCGGCAGGAGCTGCGCACCGCCATCGCCGACGCCACGGCCACGCCGGCGGCGGCCGACGCGGCGCGGACCCTCTCCGCGCTCCCGCGGCTCACCGCGGACGACCACCTCGCCATCGCGCTGGCGTACGACCGCAACGGCAACCCCGGCCGCGCGGCGGACGAGTACCGCGCGTGGCTCGGCGCCGGCGCCGGGTCCCCCGACCAGCGGCGCGACGTGCAGATGCGGATGGGCCGCGCGCTCTTCGCCGCCAACCGCTTCGCCGAGGCCGCCGGCATCCTCGCGGGGATCGGCGACGCGCCGCCGCCCGTCGCCGCGGAGGCGTCGTTCCTGGCCGCCCGCTCGCGCTACCGCACGGCGGGACGAGCGGCGGCCGTCCAGGGCTTCCTGGCGACGGCGCAGCGCTACCCCGGCCAGCCCGCGTCCGCGGACGCGCTCTGGCTGGCCGCCGACCTGACGCAGGACGCGGGGGATGGAGCCGGCGCGCGGGCCCTGCTGCGCCGCGTCGCCGCCGAGTATCCCACCAGTCCGCGGGCCGGCCAGGCGCTGATGCGGCTCGGCGCGGCCGCGCTGCTGGCGGGAGACTGGGCGGGCGCCGCGGGCGCGTACGACCAGTACCGCGTCCGCTACCCGTCGGGCGACCTGTGGCTGCAGGCCACGTACTGGGCCGGCCGCGCCGCCGCCGCGCGCGGAGACGCCGCCGGCGCGCGCGAGCGCTGGCGCGAGGTGCGCGCGAAGGAGCCGCTGTCGTACTACTCCGTACGCGCCGCGCAGCGCCTGGGCGAGCGCTGGTGGCCCATCCCCCTGGCCGCCGCGCCGGTGGACGACGCGGCCGCGGTGGAGCGGGTGCGCGGGTGGATGGAGACGCTGGACCTGCTGCGCAAGGCCGACCTCTGGCGCGAGGCGGAGGAAGACGTCGCCCGGCGGGTGAAGGAGGCGGGAACGGACCGCGCGCTCCTCTACCCGCTGGCCGAGGCGCTCGAGGCGCGCGGCTTCGCGCCGCAGGGCATCCGCATCGGGCTGGCGCTGCGCAGCGCGGGCGCGCCGTACGACCTGCGCCTGGCCCGCATCCTCTACCCCTTCCCGTACCGCGAGATGGTGGCCGCCGAGGCGCGGGAGCGCGGGCTGGACCCGTTCCTGGCCGCGGCGCTGATCCGGCAGGAGTCGTCGTTCAAGCCGCGCGCGCTGTCCCGCGCGGGGGCGATGGGGCTGATGCAGGTGATGCCGGGGACGGGCGCGGGGCTGGCGGAGGGTGCCGGGGTGGAGGGGTACGGCCGCGACCTCCTCTTCAACCCGGAGATCAACGTGCACCTGGGGATGCGCTTCCTGGCGTCGCAGATGCGCCGCTACGGCGGCGACCTGCCGCTGGTGTTCATCGCCTACAACGCGGGCCCAGGCCGCGCGAACCGCTGGCGCTCGTTCCCCGAGAAGCGCGACCCCGAGCTCTTCACCGAGCGCATCCCCTTCGACGAGACGCGCGACTACGTGAAGATCCTCACCCGCAACCTAGAGATCTACCGCGGGCTGTACGGGGGGTGA
- a CDS encoding glycoside hydrolase family 19 protein: MKFDRAKFFASYTAAFGSLTQAQQDGLSSILAAAEADAEITDIRWLAYMLATVKHECADRWKPIEEFGKGKGHKYGNPVTVTDPAGKQFSNVYYGRGFVQLTWDYNYRSMGNALKNRLLYEPALALDADVAYRIMSYGMRTGAFTGRALSRYINATGCDYVNARKIINGLDQADRIAGYATKLEKALRDSVVAAVPGVPVVAPAPPAQPAAPATPSTSAAGAAFVVTATNLNIRSGPAASNPAVAGSPLPKGAVVHELANQGGWKQVRVQGTVNGVANITGWVAASFLAPAPAPAPV; this comes from the coding sequence ATGAAATTCGACCGCGCGAAGTTCTTCGCCTCGTACACCGCCGCGTTCGGCTCGCTGACGCAGGCGCAGCAGGACGGGCTGAGCTCCATCCTCGCCGCCGCCGAGGCCGACGCGGAGATCACCGACATCCGCTGGCTGGCGTACATGCTGGCCACGGTCAAGCACGAGTGCGCCGACCGCTGGAAGCCGATCGAGGAGTTCGGGAAGGGGAAGGGGCACAAGTACGGCAACCCGGTCACCGTCACCGACCCGGCGGGGAAGCAGTTCAGCAACGTGTACTACGGCCGCGGCTTCGTGCAGCTGACGTGGGACTACAACTACCGCAGCATGGGCAACGCGCTGAAGAACCGGCTGCTGTACGAGCCGGCGCTGGCGCTGGACGCGGACGTGGCCTACCGCATCATGTCGTACGGGATGCGCACCGGCGCGTTCACCGGCAGGGCGCTGAGCCGGTACATCAACGCCACCGGTTGCGACTACGTGAACGCCCGCAAGATCATCAACGGGCTCGACCAGGCCGACCGCATCGCCGGCTACGCGACCAAGCTGGAGAAGGCGCTGCGCGACAGCGTCGTCGCGGCCGTCCCCGGCGTGCCCGTCGTCGCCCCCGCGCCGCCGGCCCAGCCCGCGGCTCCGGCGACGCCGTCCACGTCAGCGGCTGGCGCGGCGTTCGTCGTCACCGCGACGAACCTGAACATCCGCAGCGGCCCCGCCGCGTCGAACCCCGCCGTCGCCGGCAGCCCGCTGCCGAAGGGCGCGGTCGTGCACGAGCTCGCGAACCAGGGCGGCTGGAAGCAGGTGCGCGTGCAGGGGACGGTGAACGGGGTCGCGAACATCACCGGCTGGGTGGCCGCGTCGTTCCTGGCGCCCGCGCCCGCGCCCGCGCCGGTGTGA